The Priestia megaterium NBRC 15308 = ATCC 14581 region TATAAAAAGTATATTTTTTTCGAAGCCATGGAAGATCGATCGTAAATGAATAATTATAAAAATGACAATAGTGCAAGACGCTATATTGCTCATGTCAGTATATTTGGAACGACTCAAATCCATTTAAGAAATCCTTATATTATCGCTTGGTGGTCAGCGGCTTTTCCAGGGTTTGGGCACCTACTACTGTCTAAATACCTTCGCGGCTTTGTGTTGTTCGTATGGGAAGTCGTCATAAATATTAAATCTCATGTAAATTTAGCCATGATTTATTCTTTCCAAGGAAACATTGATATGGCAAAAGAAGTGCTTAATACAAGGTGGCTTCTTATTTGTATCCCCGTTTATATTTTTGCTATATGGGATAGTTACCGGACAACCGTTGATTTAAATAGAATATACGTGTTAGCTGAACGAGAAAACGTATCAACATCCAAGCTTTTGTATTGGGACAAGAAAAAAAGGTGGAGTGAAAACATGCAGGTCTTTTCTACATTTGAATACTCCAGTTACATAGAATTAGCTGTTTCAGAGCTAGAAAAAAAAGGGATAAAGAAAGAAGATATATTTATTGTCCCCCTTAATAATCGAACGGAAGATCGCCGGCTTTTTGATAGCCTTCATCGAGCAGATGGAATTTCTCTTATTGATCTAGGAATGGCTCTAGCCACAGCCTTTTCAGTCATTGGTGCAAGCATTGGTTTTAAACTAAGCTGGGGCCCCATCTACTGGGGAATAATTAGTGCTTTTATCGGATTTATCTTAGGACTAGGAATTAAACTATTTATGTTTAAAGTAATCAGGAAAAATCAACGGCTTTTACGCGGCAAACATTCGGAAGTCATACTCATTGTTAATTGTCGTACGGTGGACGCCGGAGTGGTTGAACAAACTTTGTGGAAAAACCTTGCCTTAGGTGTTTCAAAAGTCAGATCTGATGGCTTATAAAAATAAGTCATCACCGTACAATATAATGGCTATATAAGGAATGAATGAATTACTATTCAGGATTAGAGATAACTTCCTTAACGCATTGAGGGAGTTTTTCTGTTTTTAAGCTGTATACTCTTTAGTTAGTATAATGTCATTTATTAGAACCAAAAAAGCTTTTAAAAAAAGCTTTTTTGGTTCTAACATATGTTAATTAAATGCCATTCTACCAACCTCTTTGATTTCTTAATGTCGTAATATGAGCAACGTGATGCTTTCCATGCCAAGCGTAAGTAGCTATTAATTGCTCAATCGTCACTTCCCCGTTTTCAGGATGGTGGATCATTTTCTTCAAATCTTTTTCATCAAGGGAGTTTAACAATTTATGAAGCCGCTTATGTAAAGCTGAAAAAAGTTGGAGAGAAACTTCTATAGGTAAATCATTATCAGGCAAAGTTGACCAAGCCACTTCATCATATGCTTTAATAGTAGGCGCTTGCTCTGTTAACCCTAATTTAAAACGAGTATAAGCATTCATATGGGAGTCAGCTAAATGATGGACAACTTGACTTAATTTCCAACCGCCTTCTCGATAAGGCGTAGCTAATTGTTCTTTGGTCAGTCCTTCTACAGCATCAGCTAATTGCTTTGGTGCATCTCCAATGTCATGAATCCACCCTTGAATATCTTCTTTCTGAATATTTTCTTTCACGGTAAATTTCCCAATAGGATATTGATTAAACATATTTCTTCCTCTCTTTCTATTTTTATTAATATCTATTATATCAATTTTAAATATAAATAAATTTAAATATTCAGAATTAAATATAGGTGAAAAATTATAATTTATAAATATGGTATGTACTTTCAGTTACCATCATGTACCTTCTCCGCAGTACAAAGACCTGCCTTTGCTATAATTCATGATAATCCCCCCTAAATTAGGCCGCTTTTAATTAAAACAATAAACATATAGATAAACTTGCCGTAAAATTAAGTTGAGGTGAGTAAATTGAGCAGTGATTATAAAAGCTATTTCTACAAAAAGTTCTTTTTAATATATTTTATTACCGTTTTCTTATTTATTAGTATTGATATTATAGAATCAGGAAGAATTACACTTTTTTCTTTTGAAGACAGCTGGAATTTCATTTTGTATCAAACTGGTTTTTGTTTAATTTCTATTGGCTTTTTTAGCGCATTCATTACAAACTTATTATGGAAAATAAAAAGAGTTAAATAAATACGTCATAGACCCCTACAGAAATAAAAAACGACCTTCAGCGATGAGAAGATCCTTTTTGGATATTTGCTTTAAGCGCTTGTAATCTTGATTGAGAATCATTGGTTTGTCTAATTACTTTTTCCACGATGTATTGATATCCATGTAAAACAACGGCTAAAACCGTAGTCATCCCCCAGTACATGCTTGGCGACATCTTTTTCATTTTAAATGTGACGATAGCATTAGAATCCAATCTTCAAAAAAGAAGCATCTAGCCTTTAAAGAATAAATGCTTCCTCTCCTTTACACCTTATAAATTTCATTAGACGACAGCCAGTCAACGAATTGATGATACGGATAATAGGTAGTCCCTTTCAGCTCTATCTTTGGAGCTCCGGGATATTTAGTTAACAGTTCTTCAATTTCACCATTTGGAATTGTATTAGGAATTCCTTCTTCTTTCATAATTGATGCCATTGTAAAGAATCAAAAGAGGCATAAGCATATAGTTGAACTAGTATGGTATGTTGTGTTGTGTTCGCTGTTATAACTGCGGCCATTAGCTCCATACTTATTTCACTACTTATCTCAATAGATGATAACAATTTTTTTATAAACTTGGGTTTATTTAAATCATTCCTCTTTTTTTCTCTTAGTTGCTCAGTGCCCTTTGGAATCTGCTCTATCTTATTGAATTCTAGGATAAAAAAGAATTTTTTGCAGTAAATAAATAGTTTATATAGTCTATACCAATCTAGCTGCTATATCGCCTTGCTGAAAAGAATTGGACAACCGGAAAAATAATTAAACAAAGACATATCACTACAAATAAAAATATGTTACCAAAATCATTTAAAATCGTAATCCCGCTTATTAATGTTCTAAATTGACCTAATGTAAACTTCCCAATTTGAACATTTACTGCTTTTTCTACCTTTTCTCTTCATTACGGAGTCATCATTACTTTTTTAACACCGGTATCCATATTTCACTTTTAAAGGTTGGCGACGTTACATTTTTATGTTCATTCCATAATATTTCCGGCCCTTCTACTTGTTCATAATTTGAGGATGGAAACCATTCTGAATAAATTCGTCCCCATACATTTTGTAATGTCTCAGGAAATGGTCCGACTGCTTCGAATACAGCCCATATTCCAGCTGGCACTTCAAGTTGTACTAAATCATCGGGACAATCCTTAGTTGTAGCTACACCGATATAATGGTCCAGCTGTCCTTTTTCCTCCATTCTCCCTTCAGAAAAGTTCAGAGATGCACTAAGCAAACCCAATGGTGTAACATTAGAAAGTTCTTTTAATTTACGTACTGTTTCATCGTTTAAGCTTTCCCACATAGCAGCAATCTTTGGGTTAACTCCATGAAAAATGATAGGAACTCTTTCTTTAATACCAACTATATGAAAGGCCTCTTTTTCCTCAATTCGATAATTCATTTCATTTCCTCCTTTAATTGATAACTGAAAGGTCATTTTTGGAAATGCTTTAAGTGAACTCCCATTTTTTTTAGCTTCCGAAGGAGTTATACCGTGTAGATTTTGAAAAGCCCTTGTAAACGAATCCGGTGAGCTATAATTGTACTTGATCGCAACATCAATGACTTTAATGTTACTATCTTTAAGTTCAAATGCTGCAAGTGTAAGTCGTCTTCGGCGAATATATTCTGATAAAGTAATACCTGCAAGAAAAGAAAACATTCTTTTAAAGTGATACTCAGAGCAAAGAGCCAGCCTTGCTACTTCTCTAAAGTCGATATCATTCGTTAAATTCTCCTCAATATAGTGTAAAGCTCTATTCATATTTCTAAGCAAATCCATTTGTATGACCTCCCTTATTATCAGAATAACAGGATTTGAATAAGGCTATCCGACATTTCATGCACAGTTATGCAGGCTTTTTCCTTCTATTCATAAGTTCCTACACACTTAAACAAGTTATTCAAGGTGCAATTTCAGCTAGCATAATAACTTTAGAAACCAACAAATAAAGAGCCTTAAATTATAAGCCTCTTTATTTGCTCTTTATTTACCTTTGTTTTTTAAAAATAAAAGCTCAAGCACACTATTACTTACACTGCATCTGTCATTACATATAAATTGGATGGAATAATTTTGTTTTCTAAAATTAAGTATGGATGACACTTCATTAAAGCAAGTTTAAGAACTTCCGGTACTCTCTCTTCATCATACGCGCATACTAAATGTAATCCGCCTTTATTTACTAATTTGTCGGCTTCATTTTCAAACTCTTCTAAAATAGGTATAATTCCTTCTTGCTGTCCCCATTCGACATGAGCCCATATTTGAAAAGCCGTATTGTTTTTATAAAAAGGATCTAAGTGTTTAGAGAGATGTTCAAAAATGATGGCAGGCTGAAAGCTTCCACTTGAACAGTAATAATCAAAATTATTAATAGTATGTATATATGTTAATTGGTCTTCAGTTAGAATTCCCTCTAACTTTTCAAAAATTAATGGAATTAATCTTTCACTTTCTATAACTAACGTATGCCTCTCCTGTTCAATTCCCGACACAATATAAGACGCAAGATTATCTAAGTAACTTCTCATGTCGTCAATATTATAGTAAATATGAACGCTTTCATTATTCTGTATTAATTGAGCAAACTGATTTTTCAAGTGTGTACGCTCCCTTATATAAAATCAACCTAAATTTCAAGAATCTTAAACTAGTAAATTGTCTATTCGTTAGAACAATTTTACGCTTTGCATTCTTGTCTGTCAAAACTGGATGTTCCCAGCTTTGTTTTAGGGTGTACAGCTGGTTTTTAGAATAGTGTATCTATATTGATTGCAAACGAGATAACAGTTGCGACCGTTATTCCGGCGCTTTGACTAAATAATACTATACCCTTCTCAAATACGATTAAAACTTAATAAGAAAGAATGAAGTTTTCTTACCTCTTCATTAAATAAATTCTTATGTAGCATTGATAAGAGTATTAATCATCTATTTTTTAGTTTGTATAACCTATGGAAAACTAGTTACTACAAAACACACAAAAAGAACACCACTTGCTTTAGTAAGTGGCGCCTTTTCTTTTAAAATATTTGAGTAAAGGCTACAATTAAAATCGTAATTCCGCTTATTAACGTTCCGCATTGACTCAATGTAAATTTCCCAATTTGAACATTTGCGGCTTTTTGCCCCACCATTACCCCTAGCCATACTGTGATAAAACTGCCAAATGCTGATGTAAGCGAAATAGCTAAAGGTGATAACCCAAGCAAACCAGCTCCTAGACCGTTTGTAAGTGCATTCGCTGAAAGTGCTACACCTAAAACACTGCTTTCTATCCATCCAATAGAGTGTACTTTTACTTGACCCTTACTATCTAATTGATCAATTCCGTTATTTCTCTGGGAGCCGACTAATAAAATAATTCGAATCCCAATTAGCGTTAATAATACGACGGCTACAATAACATGGAAAACTCCTGGTAAGATGGTTGAAATCCACCTACCAAACGTAATTCCCACCATGCTAAAGAGGAAACAAATAGCCGCTATCAGTAAATTAGAAAGCCATTTTATCCTTACCTTTCGAACTCCGTATGATATTCCTACACCGAAGTTATCTATACTCGATGATAATGCAAAACCTAATATGAATAACCATTCCATTTTGTATTCTCCTTTTGTTGATAATGTTGAGGAGATTTGCTTATTTGTTGCATATATTGTTGATAAACCTTCAATACAATAATCACTGCGCGTTGAAAAATATGAAGAGGTGAATCGCTATGTCTAAGATCCAACATGACCAAAGCCTTGGTTTGTTATTAAGGTCTTTATTAAAGGAAAATGCTTTATCTATGCGGAAACTTAGCTCACTTACGGGGATTGATACGGCAACTATCTCACGGATTATAAACGGAAAGCAGCAAGCAAATCTACACCATTTAAAGCAGTTTGCACACTATTTAAATACTCCTCTTGGAGCATTGATTGACCCTGCTGGAGCTACTTCAAACCATACAGAAAATGAATTAGAAACAGGCATTCATTACTCCATTGATAAAATTCAAGAAATACTTAAATCTTTTAATATAGTGGATACAAACTTTACGATTGAACGTGTAGAACAAGAACTAACAAAATATAAACAATATGCACAGACAGACGAAGGACACAGCATGATTTGTAATAACTTTCAAACCAAAATAGAGCAAGTAGGCAGTGTTGGAACCTTTATTGATCAACTAAAGCAAATGTATCTTGAATACTGTAACGAAGAAACGTCAGCTGCCAAACGCTCTATTTTAGGAAGTGCGCTATTGTATTTTATTTTGCCTACCGATATTATCCCAGACTATGTCTTTCCAATCGGCTATTTAGACGATGCAATAGCTGTACAACTAGTGATGAATCAGCTTACAGAATAAAAACTGAATTTTATTAAGCGAACTGGACGCGGCATGCCGCTAGTTATTGTGAAAACGGAACTTTTTCTGAATCATGACGATGAGCAGGTAAATATTCTATGGCTTTCTTTAATTTAGATAATTTCTTTGGCACAATCTTTTTGATGATTTGTTCTTTTTCACATCGTTTGCATGACTCGTGGTTGCATCTATGTGCACACATACCTAAAGGGATTTTCTCTCCTACAAATGGATCTATATAGACTCCATTTTCAAACAGCTTACTCTTAATAAGATTTTCATTTTGCAATCTGCAGCAAGTAACGCAATAGTACATTCGTTTTCCACTCTCTTTCTCATATTTGATTTTGAAACATCTTATGAGAAGTCATCAACAGAAGTGCTTGTTCCTATATTAAAAGTTGAAAAAATCTCAACAGGCGTTGATGAATACTCAACACACATCACTTACAAACATATAGTTTAATAATGACATCATAAAGAGTGTCATACATTGAGGAGGGAATGCGGTGAAAATAAGAGGTATTATTAACGCTATAATCGGTATTTGGTTTGTTATTGCCCCGTGGATGCTTGGTTTTTCATACGATAGAGGAGCTACTTCAGCAAGTATTGTATTTGGAATTCTCCAAGTCATCACATCTCTTTTAGGAGCGAATAAACCAGGATGGAATTCATGGCAAAACTGGATTCCCCTTATTAGCGGATTATGGTTTGTTCTTTTTCCTTTTATTTATTCATTAACAGGTGAGGTACTTTGGTCTAGCATTATACTTGGGTTAATGACCGGGCTATTTAGCTTATGGAGCTTGAACTCTAAATTAAAACTAAAAGCTGTAAGTTAAAATACCAATAATATTCCACTATTTACTTAACCTGTGGAAGATGCCGCCACGCATCGATCTATGGGAGAAACGATTCTGCAGCAGAAAAGCTCCCTACAGAAATAGGGAGCTTTTTCTACTTTTTATGTAAAGCCTACACAGATTCAGTCAACGTAATGTACTTTATAGAAAATAACAAAGGTGTCCCTAATTGCTAGAAGACACCTTTATGGACTCTTTAGAAAGCTAATTTTTGACAACCATTATTTATCTCTACTCATGCAAAATAGATACTAACGAACTTTTTCTTCACGGTCATCTCTTCTTTTAAGACCAAACAGACCAGCTAGTCCTAGTAATCCTAGTAATTCCCAAGGTGAATCATTGTCATCATCCACATCAGTTGCTGTAGTGACATTTCGAGTATTTACGTCATCATTATAAGTATTTACGTCATCATTATAATTTGTTCTATCTACGTTATTGTTTTCAGCATTAACCGGCAAGATGAAAGTCATCATAGCTAAAGCTAACGTACATAATAAAACAGACCATTTTTTTCGCATAATTTCTCCTCCTTTCCTTTTGTTAATAGATAAAGTTCCCAACGTTATTAGTTACTATTCGTTAAGTAAATATATCTTTTGAAACTACTCACTAATACCCAAAATAAAGAAGCCTTTGAAATTAGTATGAATATATTTCTTGTCTATTAAGCAAACTAGCCAAGATGCAATGAAGCATCACTCATGAAATCTAATTACATCATAGAAAAAACTACCTTCTCCCTAATGGTATGCTCCCCTTATAGTAGACAAGTAAAAGAAAGCAACCTATTCTGTCTACTATGGAGGGGATTTTTTTATGGGGAAAAAGAAGAGAACATTTGACATTGGTTTTAAGAAAAAAGTAGTCGATTTGTATCTTGAGGGGCGACTCGGCTGTAAAGCAGTTGGGAAAGAATTTGGGATTAATCATACAACGGTTTTACGTTGGGTTCGACATTATGAAGCCGAAGGCCTGAAAGGCCTTGAGGAAAAGCGAGGAAAGTCGAAAGAGCCTAATAAAGAGAAATCTGTCTCTCATTTGGAAAGTTCAGAGACTAAAATCAAGCGATTGGAAGCTGAGAATGAAATGCTAAAAAAGCTCTTACAGATGTAAAAGGGGGAATGGGGGCAGTATCAACCTATAAAAAATTTAAAGTCATTAACGAAATGGTAAAGGCAGGGAAAAAATTTGCGATTTGTCTATTATGTGAGATCGCAGAAGTATCAAGAAGTGGCTATTATAAGTGGTTAAAGCGACAGATCTCTCCTTCTGAAAAACAACGTGAAGATGAAGAACTTAAACAAAAAATAAAGAGATGTCATCAGAAATTCAGAGGGATTTATGGATATAGAAGAATACAAATATGGTTAAAGGCAGTGTATGACTTACATGTAAACCACAAGCGTATACAACGTTTGATGAGAGAGATGAAGATTCAAGCAGTGATCAGGAAGAAGCGTCGCTATTACGGAAGAAAAGAAGCCTTTGTTATGTCAGATAACCATCTCAATAGAGAGTTTCAGGCTTCACAGCCTAATGAAAAATGGGTCACAGACATTACTTATTTACTTTTCAATGGACAGACTTTATATTTATCTGCCATTAAAGATTTATACAACAATGAAATTGTTGCGTATGAAATAAGTCGAAGAAATGATCTTAAATTGGTCATAGATACGCTAGAGAAAGCAATAAAACACCGAAATGTAAAAGGCATCCTCTTACATAGTGATCAAGGAATCCAATATACATCCCGTACTTATCATCAATTACTAGAGAAATACCAAATAAAAGTGAGTATGTCTAGGAAAGGGAACTGTTGGGATAATGCTTGTATAGAGAGTTTCTTTAGCCATTTTAAATCAGAGTGTTTTCACCTTCATACTTTCCAAACAGCCAGTGAAGTGAAGGATGCAGTCCACCAATACATACATTTTTATAATCACGAACGCTTCCAAAAAAAATTAAATAACCTGAGTCCTTATCAGTATAGAACTCAGGCTGCATAGGTAGCTTTCTTAAGCCTGTCTATTTGACAGGGGTCACTCCATAACTCTAAGGTAGTTTTTTCATTTCCAGGCTGTATATGTTATACAATTATAGTTAACATAATCGCTCTTTCCAGAACACATCATAAAAACGAGCCCTTAATACTCAAGGACCCGTTCGCCTACTCGCTTTTTCATTTATTTGATACATTATTGATCTACCAGCATTTTGAACACTATTCAGACTAGAACTTTTACATAAAAAATAAACTTTTTATACCCAAAGCGAGCTCGTACCTTCTTTTTCAAGATGCAGCACGTTCACTTCTGTTCCTTTATCATATCCATGCTCTCCTCCTGGAAGAACAATCAGCGCGTTTGCTGCAGCTAATGACGAAATAGCGCCTGACTTGTCCATGCCAACAGGCGTCACAACAAGCTTTCCGCCTTCGTCTGAAATCTCTCCTCGCACCATTCGCGTAAAAGCATTAGGTTCTTTAAAACGTCCGTTTAACACCGCTTTTGTTTTATGTAAATGAGGCAGTGGTGAATGTAAAAAACTGCGAACAATCGGACGAACAAACAGTTCAAACCCGACATAGCAAGCAGAAGGATTTCCTGATAGTCCAAACAGCAGCTGTCCGTTTCGTTCTGCGACTGTTGTGACGCTTCCCGGTCGCATCGCAATTTTGTTAAACAGCACGTTCGCACCAAGCTTTTCATAAATAGCCGGCAAATAATCATAGTCGCCAACGGATACCCCACCGGTTGTCAGTAAAATATCCACTTCTTCAAGCGCTTTTTCTACCGCTTCATAGCAGCGGTCAAAATCGTCTTCAAGCTTCCCTAAATATTTCGGAATTCCCCCGCTTCTTACGATTTGCGCAAGTGCCATATAAGAATTGCTGTTGCGGATTTTTCCTGGTTCTAACGGCTCGTTCACATCAAGCAGTTCACTTCCCGTTGTTAATACACCAACCACAGGCTGCTTCACCACGGCGACATCCGCATAGCCAAACGTAGCTAAAAAAGCCGTGACGCCCGGATTGATTCGCGTCCCTTTCGAAACAAGCACGTCTCCTTTTTTTGTTTCTTCTCCCTTTAACGCAATGTGCTCCCACTTTGAAGCTGGCCTGCTTAACGCCATATACGTTTTGCCTTCTTTTTCATACGACTTCGTTACTTCAAGCATCACAACCGCATCACATGAATGAGGCACTTGCGCTCCTGTCATAATGCGCACCGCTTGAAACGGCTTTACTTCTTCTTCAAAAACAGAGCCAGCGCCGATTTCACCTACAACTTCGAACTCTACAGAATGTTCACTTGAGACTTCTACGCAGTCTTGCGCTCGAACCGCAAAGCCGTCATAAAGCGATTTATTAAAATGAGGAACGTTTTGGTCGGCGATAATATCTTCTCCTAAATAGCGTCCATAGCTTTCGGTGATCGATACGCGCTCGATGCTGCCTTTTCTTTTATATGTCATGACTTTTTCAATTGCTTCAGGAATTGAAATAGGTGTTCTGCTTTCTAACATACATTCTTCACTTCCTTTATGTCTGTTCACTTTTTGCACTATGGTGTAAAATCATAGCATATCTCACTATTTCTATCATACAACAAAATTTACTGAAAAAGGATGAAAACACCGATGTCTTCTTTTACACATTTTAATGATCAAGGCCGTGCCAACATGGTCGATATTAGCGAAAAATCTATTACGCGCCGCGTCGCAACAGCTCGTTCAAGCATACTTGTTAACAAAGAAATTCACGAAGCCATTGTAGAACATAAAATTGGAAAAGGCGACGTCCTTGCTGTCGCACAAGTAGCGGGAATCATGGCAGCAAAACGCACGTCTGACATTATTCCGATGTGTCATCCTCTTTTATTAAAAGGCGTAAACCTTTCATTTGACTGGGATACAAGTAATGATCAGTACCGTTTATTAATAGAAGCAACGGTTAAAACGGAAGGCTCAACGGGCGTTGAAATGGAAGCTTTAACCGCTGCTTCTGCCTGCGCTCTAACCGTTTATGATATGTGCAAAGCCATTGATAAAGGCATGATTATCGGCGAAACGTATCTGCTTGAAAAATCTGGCGGCAAAAACGGTGACTATAAACGCATGGAATCATAAAGGAGGTACATAATGAGCGTACACGAACATAAATCTAAAGCAACTCAGCCCGTTCGCTGCAAAGTCATTACGGTATCAGACACACGTACGAAAGAAACCGATAAAAGCGGCGCGCTAATGATCCAGCTTCTGAAAGAACACGACATGCAGATCGCTTCCTATGAAATTGTAAAAGACGACCAAACGTCGATTCAACAAGCCATACTTGCTGGCTGCAGTGATGAGAACATTGACGTTGTTCTCACAAACGGCGGGACGGGCATCACAAAACGAGACGTCACCATTGAAGCCGTTCAAGCGCTGATTCATAAAGAAATCGTTGGGTTTGGCGAGCTGTTTCGCATGCTGAGCTACACCGAAGATATTGGCAGCGCTGCGATTATGAGCCGGGCAATTGCCGGGACGATTAACGAAAAAGCCGTTTTTTCTACACCAGGATCAAGCGGTGCGGTTCGTCTAGCGATGACCAAGCTGATTTTGCCTGAACTTCGCCATGTTGTGTGGGAATTAAACCGCCAGCGCTGACAAAATGCCTATGCACACGCATAGGCATTTTCATTAATCATAGTCTTTATGTACCCACTCATCTTCTGGAATACCTAAATCTTCTCCAGAAAAACGCTCTTCTTTAAACGGATCTCCTCTAAGATGAAAGCCGTTTTGCTCCCAAAAGCCAGGATGATTTTCATCAATAGCTTCAAAGCCTCGAAGCCATTTAACACTTTTCCAAAAGTACAAATGCGGAACAACCAATCGCAGCGGATATCCGTGCTTAGCTGTAAGCGGCTCTCCGTTAAAGGAATGAGCGAGAAGAATATCGTCTCTCAGTAAATCTTTTACTTCAATGTTTGACGTATAGTCATTATCTCCATGCAGCATGATGTATTTACTTTTTAACTCCACGCCAACTGCTTTTAAAAAGTCTGTAAACAGCACGCCCGTAAATTCATTATCAAGCCTTGTCCATCTCGTTACGCAGTGAATATCACATTTCACCGTTATTTGCGGCATGTCCAATATATCTTGATACGAAAGCGTCACTTCTTTGTTTACTAATCCAAACACTCGAAGCGTCCACTCCTCTAAGTTATACTCCGGCACGTCGCCTTCATGTAAAATCGGAAAGCGCTCCGTTACTACCTGACCCGGAGGCACTCGTCCTTCATACTTTGGATCAATTTCCGGTGTTTTCATTCGTTTAATACGGTCTGCTTTGTTCAAATTATCACCTCATTATTTTTTGTACATAAAAAGCCCTTCCTTAAATAAATAAGGAAGAGCTTTGTTTCAGCTTCTTCCTTATCTCTAAGAGCGATACACTCTTAAGGATTTGGCACCATTCTGTCATAGACAGCGGTTGCCGGGTTTCACAGGGCCAGTCCCTCCACCTCTCTTGATAAGGAAACAAATTGTATTTGTTTTATGTAATAAAGTCAGTATTAAGCTTTTTGTCATAATTGTCAATATTATTTTTCTTTTCCGCCAAAAAACTTTAAAAACAGATAGGGTTATAAGGTTTTAGTCTACTAAAATACCATGTAAATCCTTTACCCTTCTCCATCAATCATCGTATACTTCCTGGCAAAGCGCTTGTAGTAAATTTGCTCATCCTCTTGTCCATCGTTAAAAACAAGTCGATTATGATCAATATCTTTTTCTTTTAACACGTATCCCTTTTCATTCATCAGTTGAATATATTCATCTAAATGTCCTTTTTTCACCATATAATGAAGAGCATCGTCTGAATCTGTAGTCCTTGCTACACCTTGACTTCCCACTTCTAACTTGAATACAGCTGTTGCTGTTTGAACGGGACGATAAT contains the following coding sequences:
- a CDS encoding YfiT family bacillithiol transferase, with the protein product MFNQYPIGKFTVKENIQKEDIQGWIHDIGDAPKQLADAVEGLTKEQLATPYREGGWKLSQVVHHLADSHMNAYTRFKLGLTEQAPTIKAYDEVAWSTLPDNDLPIEVSLQLFSALHKRLHKLLNSLDEKDLKKMIHHPENGEVTIEQLIATYAWHGKHHVAHITTLRNQRGW
- a CDS encoding helix-turn-helix domain-containing protein, whose product is MGKKKRTFDIGFKKKVVDLYLEGRLGCKAVGKEFGINHTTVLRWVRHYEAEGLKGLEEKRGKSKEPNKEKSVSHLESSETKIKRLEAENEMLKKLLQM
- a CDS encoding manganese efflux pump, with protein sequence MEWLFILGFALSSSIDNFGVGISYGVRKVRIKWLSNLLIAAICFLFSMVGITFGRWISTILPGVFHVIVAVVLLTLIGIRIILLVGSQRNNGIDQLDSKGQVKVHSIGWIESSVLGVALSANALTNGLGAGLLGLSPLAISLTSAFGSFITVWLGVMVGQKAANVQIGKFTLSQCGTLISGITILIVAFTQIF
- a CDS encoding MEDS domain-containing protein, translated to MKNQFAQLIQNNESVHIYYNIDDMRSYLDNLASYIVSGIEQERHTLVIESERLIPLIFEKLEGILTEDQLTYIHTINNFDYYCSSGSFQPAIIFEHLSKHLDPFYKNNTAFQIWAHVEWGQQEGIIPILEEFENEADKLVNKGGLHLVCAYDEERVPEVLKLALMKCHPYLILENKIIPSNLYVMTDAV
- a CDS encoding WGxxGxxG family protein; translation: MRKKWSVLLCTLALAMMTFILPVNAENNNVDRTNYNDDVNTYNDDVNTRNVTTATDVDDDNDSPWELLGLLGLAGLFGLKRRDDREEKVR
- a CDS encoding SPW repeat protein; this translates as MKIRGIINAIIGIWFVIAPWMLGFSYDRGATSASIVFGILQVITSLLGANKPGWNSWQNWIPLISGLWFVLFPFIYSLTGEVLWSSIILGLMTGLFSLWSLNSKLKLKAVS
- a CDS encoding AraC family transcriptional regulator produces the protein MDLLRNMNRALHYIEENLTNDIDFREVARLALCSEYHFKRMFSFLAGITLSEYIRRRRLTLAAFELKDSNIKVIDVAIKYNYSSPDSFTRAFQNLHGITPSEAKKNGSSLKAFPKMTFQLSIKGGNEMNYRIEEKEAFHIVGIKERVPIIFHGVNPKIAAMWESLNDETVRKLKELSNVTPLGLLSASLNFSEGRMEEKGQLDHYIGVATTKDCPDDLVQLEVPAGIWAVFEAVGPFPETLQNVWGRIYSEWFPSSNYEQVEGPEILWNEHKNVTSPTFKSEIWIPVLKK
- a CDS encoding DUF1232 domain-containing protein — its product is MSKIQHDQSLGLLLRSLLKENALSMRKLSSLTGIDTATISRIINGKQQANLHHLKQFAHYLNTPLGALIDPAGATSNHTENELETGIHYSIDKIQEILKSFNIVDTNFTIERVEQELTKYKQYAQTDEGHSMICNNFQTKIEQVGSVGTFIDQLKQMYLEYCNEETSAAKRSILGSALLYFILPTDIIPDYVFPIGYLDDAIAVQLVMNQLTE
- a CDS encoding DUF3973 domain-containing protein codes for the protein MYYCVTCCRLQNENLIKSKLFENGVYIDPFVGEKIPLGMCAHRCNHESCKRCEKEQIIKKIVPKKLSKLKKAIEYLPAHRHDSEKVPFSQ
- a CDS encoding IS3 family transposase — encoded protein: MGAVSTYKKFKVINEMVKAGKKFAICLLCEIAEVSRSGYYKWLKRQISPSEKQREDEELKQKIKRCHQKFRGIYGYRRIQIWLKAVYDLHVNHKRIQRLMREMKIQAVIRKKRRYYGRKEAFVMSDNHLNREFQASQPNEKWVTDITYLLFNGQTLYLSAIKDLYNNEIVAYEISRRNDLKLVIDTLEKAIKHRNVKGILLHSDQGIQYTSRTYHQLLEKYQIKVSMSRKGNCWDNACIESFFSHFKSECFHLHTFQTASEVKDAVHQYIHFYNHERFQKKLNNLSPYQYRTQAA